The following are from one region of the Arachis duranensis cultivar V14167 chromosome 10, aradu.V14167.gnm2.J7QH, whole genome shotgun sequence genome:
- the LOC107471094 gene encoding uncharacterized protein LOC107471094 isoform X2: MAGAATALLLCQQHSFVTANRFFSASQRKTSNTVISSKHEVLVVVGAGAAGVYAAIHAKTLAPHLTVLIFDKGYPLSKVKISGGGRCNVTNGHCADNMILAENYPRGHKELRGSFFNLHSPVDTMAWFTSHGVELKTEDDGRVFPVSNSSSSIIDCLMSEVKQRGVYVQTRKIVKTASVTNSGKFLLEIQQQPADHAEHVKADYLLIATGSSQQGYTLASQLGHSIVDPVPSLFTFKIEDLRLKELSGVTFPKVKVRLKLECVQRNIPQLTQVGPMLVTHWGLSGPVILRLSAWGARYLFSEGYKGRLIVDFVPDVHVGSLKSILSNHKHKFAKQKLLNSCPPEFGITKRFWSYVLQQQGISGDILWASISNVSLMSISSLLKECIYEVNGKGQFKDEFVTAGGVPLSELLCFERFHLTQWKARFAHVFSLPERY; the protein is encoded by the exons ATGGCAGGTGCAGCTACAGCGTTGTTATTGTGTCAGCAGCATAGCTTCGTAACCGCTAACCGCTTCTTCTCAGCTTCTCAAAGGAAAACCAGCAACACCGTCATTTCTTCTAAGCATGAGGTGCTGGTGGTTGTTGGCGCCGGAGCTGCTGGTGTCTATGCAGCCATTCATGCCAAGACTCTCGCACCGCACCTCACTGTTCTCATTTTTGATAAGGGATACCCTCTCTCCaag GTTAAAATTTCTGGAGGAGGCAGATGCAATGTCACAAATGGCCATTGTGCTGACAATATG ATTTTGGCAGAAAACTATCCGAGGGGTCACAAGGAACTGAGAggatctttctttaatttgcaTAGCCCAGTGGATACCATGGCTTGGTTTACCTCTCATGGGGTGGAACTGAAG ACTGAGGACGATGGTAGGGTGTTTCCGGTTAGCAATAGctcttcttcaataattgaTTGTCTTATGTCTGAAGTGAAACAAAGGGGAG TTTATGTGCAGACaagaaaaattgtaaaaacagcATCTGTTACAAACAGTGGCAAATTCCTTCTTGAGATTCAGCAGCAACCAGCTGATCATGCAGAACATGTTAAAGCTGATTACCTATTGATTGCTACTGGTAGTAGTCAACAG GGTTATACTCTTGCATCTCAACTTGGTCATTCAATTGTAGATCCAGTGCCAAGCTTATTTACATTTAAAATAGAAGATTTACGTTTGAAGGAGTTGTCTGGG GTTACATTCCCTAAAGTTAAAGTGAGGTTAAAATTGGAGTGTGTCCAAAGGAATATACCACAGCTTACACAG GTTGGCCCAATGTTAGTTACACATTGGGGACTCAGTGGGCCAGTTATTCTCCGATTATCTGCTTGGGGTGCTCGATACCTTTTCAGTGAGGGTTACAAAG GGAGACTTATTGTGGATTTTGTTCCTGATGTGCATGTTGGAAGTTTGAAGTCCATTCTTTCTAATCACAAGCATAAATTTGCG AAGCAAAAGTTGCTCAATTCATGTCCTCCTGAGTTTGGCATAACAAAAAGATTTTGGAGCTATGTGCTCCAACAGCAG GGCATAAGTGGGGATATATTGTGGGCTTCTATTTCAAATGTTTCATTAATGTCCATTAGTTCTCTGTTAAAGGAATGCATATATGAAGTTAATGGCAAG GGTCAATTCAAAGATGAATTTGTTACGGCTGGTGGTGTTCCCTTATCGGag CTTTTGTGTTTTGAAAGATTTCACTTAACACAATGGAAAGCAAGATTTGCCCACGTCTTTTCTTTGCCGGAGAG ATACTGA
- the LOC107471094 gene encoding uncharacterized protein LOC107471094 isoform X1, which translates to MAGAATALLLCQQHSFVTANRFFSASQRKTSNTVISSKHEVLVVVGAGAAGVYAAIHAKTLAPHLTVLIFDKGYPLSKVKISGGGRCNVTNGHCADNMILAENYPRGHKELRGSFFNLHSPVDTMAWFTSHGVELKTEDDGRVFPVSNSSSSIIDCLMSEVKQRGVYVQTRKIVKTASVTNSGKFLLEIQQQPADHAEHVKADYLLIATGSSQQGYTLASQLGHSIVDPVPSLFTFKIEDLRLKELSGVTFPKVKVRLKLECVQRNIPQLTQVGPMLVTHWGLSGPVILRLSAWGARYLFSEGYKGRLIVDFVPDVHVGSLKSILSNHKHKFAKQKLLNSCPPEFGITKRFWSYVLQQQGISGDILWASISNVSLMSISSLLKECIYEVNGKGQFKDEFVTAGGVPLSEISLNTMESKICPRLFFAGEILNVDGVTGGFNFQNAWSGGFIAGTTIGALA; encoded by the exons ATGGCAGGTGCAGCTACAGCGTTGTTATTGTGTCAGCAGCATAGCTTCGTAACCGCTAACCGCTTCTTCTCAGCTTCTCAAAGGAAAACCAGCAACACCGTCATTTCTTCTAAGCATGAGGTGCTGGTGGTTGTTGGCGCCGGAGCTGCTGGTGTCTATGCAGCCATTCATGCCAAGACTCTCGCACCGCACCTCACTGTTCTCATTTTTGATAAGGGATACCCTCTCTCCaag GTTAAAATTTCTGGAGGAGGCAGATGCAATGTCACAAATGGCCATTGTGCTGACAATATG ATTTTGGCAGAAAACTATCCGAGGGGTCACAAGGAACTGAGAggatctttctttaatttgcaTAGCCCAGTGGATACCATGGCTTGGTTTACCTCTCATGGGGTGGAACTGAAG ACTGAGGACGATGGTAGGGTGTTTCCGGTTAGCAATAGctcttcttcaataattgaTTGTCTTATGTCTGAAGTGAAACAAAGGGGAG TTTATGTGCAGACaagaaaaattgtaaaaacagcATCTGTTACAAACAGTGGCAAATTCCTTCTTGAGATTCAGCAGCAACCAGCTGATCATGCAGAACATGTTAAAGCTGATTACCTATTGATTGCTACTGGTAGTAGTCAACAG GGTTATACTCTTGCATCTCAACTTGGTCATTCAATTGTAGATCCAGTGCCAAGCTTATTTACATTTAAAATAGAAGATTTACGTTTGAAGGAGTTGTCTGGG GTTACATTCCCTAAAGTTAAAGTGAGGTTAAAATTGGAGTGTGTCCAAAGGAATATACCACAGCTTACACAG GTTGGCCCAATGTTAGTTACACATTGGGGACTCAGTGGGCCAGTTATTCTCCGATTATCTGCTTGGGGTGCTCGATACCTTTTCAGTGAGGGTTACAAAG GGAGACTTATTGTGGATTTTGTTCCTGATGTGCATGTTGGAAGTTTGAAGTCCATTCTTTCTAATCACAAGCATAAATTTGCG AAGCAAAAGTTGCTCAATTCATGTCCTCCTGAGTTTGGCATAACAAAAAGATTTTGGAGCTATGTGCTCCAACAGCAG GGCATAAGTGGGGATATATTGTGGGCTTCTATTTCAAATGTTTCATTAATGTCCATTAGTTCTCTGTTAAAGGAATGCATATATGAAGTTAATGGCAAG GGTCAATTCAAAGATGAATTTGTTACGGCTGGTGGTGTTCCCTTATCGGag ATTTCACTTAACACAATGGAAAGCAAGATTTGCCCACGTCTTTTCTTTGCCGGAGAG ATACTGAATGTTGATGGTGTAACTGGTGGTTTCAATTTCCAG AATGCCTGGTCAGGTGGATTTATTGCTGGAACTACGATTGGTGCATTAGCTTGA